ACCGCGATTTCCGAACAGGACTCGGGGACGAGCGGCCGCATCAGCGGCCCGCCCGCGCGGTTTCCCAGAGCATCCAGGGCCGGTCCCCGTGCGCGTACGCGGTGTTGAGGGACAGCCGTTCCTTGACCGTGTCGGTCGGTTTCCAGAACCCGCGGTACGGGTAGCCGAGCAGCTTGCCCGCTTTCGCCAGCTGGACGCACCCGTCGGCGACGAGGTCGCCGTTCTCCGGGATGTGGTCGAAAATCTCTTGGCGCAGAACGAAATACCCGCCGTTGGACCACAGCGGCATGTCGCTCACCGGCGTGATCCCGCCGACGCGGCCGTCCGGGGCGAGGTCGACGCAGTGGAACGTCGATTCCGGCGGGACGACCATCATCGAGGCGCCCGCGTCGGTGGCCGCGAAACGCGTGATCATGTCGTCGAGCGGGGCGTTGGTCAGCACGTCCGCGTAGTTGGCGAGGAACATTTCCTCGCCGTCCACGTAGTCGCGCACCCGGCGCAGCCGTTCGCCGATGGGGGATTCGATGCCGGTCTGCACGAAGGAGATCGACCAGTCGCTGATGTCGGTCGACAGCAGTTCGACCTGGCCGTCGCGCAGCACGAAGTCGTTGGACTCGGTCTCGCGGTAGT
The nucleotide sequence above comes from Amycolatopsis sp. AA4. Encoded proteins:
- a CDS encoding glucose-1-phosphate cytidylyltransferase encodes the protein MKVVLFCGGYGMRMRSGNDDDLPKPMAAVGPRPLIWHVMRYYAHFGHTEFVLCLGYGAHHIKNFFLDYRETESNDFVLRDGQVELLSTDISDWSISFVQTGIESPIGERLRRVRDYVDGEEMFLANYADVLTNAPLDDMITRFAATDAGASMMVVPPESTFHCVDLAPDGRVGGITPVSDMPLWSNGGYFVLRQEIFDHIPENGDLVADGCVQLAKAGKLLGYPYRGFWKPTDTVKERLSLNTAYAHGDRPWMLWETARAGR